A single region of the Streptomyces caelestis genome encodes:
- a CDS encoding outer membrane protein assembly factor BamB family protein yields the protein MTQPPPPPPQQPPPGGGFGPPQDQPPQPGYGYPQTPPAQQPQPGYGYPQGAPQAPQAPPGYGYPGQQSGAYGQPQAPYGQPGAPGQPGYGQPGYAYPQPTMPLQPQPGQPGGGGKFNAQLAIIVAAVVAIALIVGGGVWYSTSKDDGKKDDTASSGGGTGGTDDGNGGNGGTTSGGKEKAPADPSAKVLFQVPMPEVKNDSTVVVSGSWLTDKTYAKSGVAEIVGYDRDKGGEQWTIPLAGPVCQASRHVTDDNKTAILYQPAMPTKADPSHGCSQIALIDLDAGKKLWTKTVKTGDQLISFDNVTISGDTVAVGSSSGGAAFDVSGKLLWSPKPTDSCYDAGYGGGEKLVAVRKCGTYGQRQLHIQTIDPKSGKVISEYKMAQGIEYASIASTNPLVVAADVGDSAGDGSGISDFFSIDNKTGKLRTRISAPGEQFAARCEGVTRIEYCTMLAVGNDRLYLPTERHDGSGEYSQTNEIVAFDLTTGKQTGQRADAGDGYTITPLRMDGGNLIAYKRPPYDKGGQVVSIDGGSFKETKLLENPATDSVRDVEAGMSPEYSELLYGDGHLFMSKVYASKRSSSTSEKEYLAVAFGTS from the coding sequence ATGACCCAGCCTCCGCCTCCGCCGCCCCAACAGCCGCCGCCCGGAGGAGGCTTCGGGCCGCCCCAGGACCAGCCCCCACAGCCGGGGTACGGCTATCCGCAGACGCCGCCCGCGCAGCAGCCGCAGCCGGGGTACGGCTACCCGCAGGGGGCTCCGCAGGCGCCCCAGGCTCCGCCCGGGTACGGCTATCCCGGCCAGCAGTCGGGGGCGTACGGGCAGCCGCAGGCGCCTTACGGACAGCCGGGCGCGCCGGGGCAGCCGGGTTACGGGCAGCCCGGTTACGCCTATCCGCAGCCGACCATGCCGCTCCAGCCGCAGCCCGGGCAGCCGGGCGGGGGCGGGAAGTTCAACGCGCAGCTGGCCATCATCGTCGCCGCGGTCGTGGCGATCGCCCTGATCGTCGGCGGCGGTGTCTGGTACTCCACGTCCAAGGACGACGGCAAGAAGGACGACACCGCCAGCTCCGGCGGCGGCACCGGCGGCACGGACGACGGCAATGGCGGCAACGGCGGCACCACTTCCGGCGGCAAGGAGAAGGCCCCGGCGGACCCGAGCGCCAAGGTCCTCTTCCAGGTCCCGATGCCCGAGGTGAAGAACGACAGCACGGTCGTCGTCTCCGGCTCCTGGCTCACCGACAAGACGTACGCCAAGAGCGGCGTCGCAGAGATCGTCGGCTACGACCGCGACAAGGGCGGCGAGCAGTGGACGATCCCGCTGGCCGGCCCGGTCTGCCAGGCGAGCCGCCACGTCACCGACGACAACAAGACGGCGATCCTCTACCAGCCCGCGATGCCGACCAAGGCCGATCCGTCGCACGGGTGCAGCCAGATCGCCCTGATCGATCTCGACGCCGGCAAGAAGCTGTGGACCAAGACCGTCAAGACCGGTGACCAGCTGATCAGCTTCGACAACGTCACGATCAGCGGCGACACCGTCGCCGTCGGCAGCTCCAGCGGCGGCGCCGCCTTCGACGTGTCCGGCAAGCTTCTGTGGAGCCCGAAGCCGACCGACTCCTGCTACGACGCCGGGTACGGCGGCGGCGAGAAGCTGGTCGCGGTGCGCAAGTGCGGCACGTACGGGCAGCGGCAGCTGCACATCCAGACCATCGACCCGAAGTCCGGGAAGGTGATCTCGGAGTACAAGATGGCCCAGGGCATCGAGTACGCGAGCATCGCCTCGACCAACCCGCTCGTCGTGGCCGCCGACGTCGGCGACTCCGCGGGCGACGGCAGCGGCATCTCCGACTTCTTCTCCATCGACAACAAGACCGGCAAGCTGCGCACGCGCATCTCCGCGCCGGGCGAGCAGTTCGCGGCCCGCTGCGAGGGCGTCACCCGCATCGAGTACTGCACCATGCTGGCCGTCGGCAACGACCGGCTGTACCTGCCGACCGAGAGGCACGACGGCTCCGGCGAGTACAGCCAGACCAACGAGATCGTCGCCTTCGACCTCACCACCGGCAAGCAGACCGGACAGCGGGCCGACGCGGGCGACGGCTACACGATCACGCCGCTGCGCATGGACGGCGGCAACCTGATCGCGTACAAGCGGCCGCCGTACGACAAGGGCGGGCAGGTCGTGAGCATCGACGGGGGCAGTTTCAAGGAGACGAAGCTGCTGGAGAACCCGGCGACGGACTCGGTGCGGGACGTGGAGGCCGGCATGTCGCCGGAGTACTCCGAGCTGCTGTACGGCGACGGGCACCTGTTCATGTCCAAGGTGTACGCCAGCAAGCGGAGCAGCAGCACGAGCGAGAAGGAGTACCTGGCGGTCGCCTTCGGTACGAGCTGA
- a CDS encoding outer membrane protein assembly factor BamB family protein, translating to MTQPPSQPPHGGFGAPQDQPPQGGGFGAPQTPPPPQGPPQTPPPPQGPPQPGYGYPQQPPQQPGPYGQPGPYNSGPYGQPQQPGPYGQPQPPGPYGQPGYGYPQQPQYPGAPGTPPGGGSGNPFKGKPAMIIGAAVAALLVVGGTVWAVTGGDDGKGKKKPIAQPTDDGKPGSSAPVNPGDGSGDGGEDPENLNEGRQAGEAKVLWYKEGPDAPGSGADAPGMWITDKAAVKAAYKQLFAYNVGDGKPAWDAITFPQKICATTPQKTSDDKIVVAYMSGSSDRAKCNQLQEIDLNTGEKGWKEEVGDGALFDSTLSVELSITGKTLMVGRSQSGTAYDVTSGDKLFDKKRYGNACFPAAFAGGEKLIAVSSCGAGTDKEHDEIQELDPRTGDAKWTQPFDKGWRVARTYSVSPLVVYSTNKDKKAWNISTFTSGGKFRSQVGFDEDFAPECGWAILERDLQGCQGVAVDDTTLYLPTEATSGANEIVAVNLADGKEKWRVKSPADESMLPMKAEGGKLIAYVQPSYDAGGQVVSIPTGGSSHKPVKLLQNPQGAADIENGFFSKDTDWVDGRFYLSATRLSGNDDTKEKLMLAYGK from the coding sequence ATGACTCAGCCGCCCAGTCAGCCACCGCACGGTGGCTTCGGTGCACCGCAGGACCAGCCGCCGCAGGGCGGTGGCTTCGGGGCACCGCAGACCCCGCCGCCACCCCAGGGACCGCCCCAGACGCCACCGCCCCCGCAGGGGCCGCCGCAGCCTGGATACGGCTACCCCCAGCAGCCCCCGCAGCAGCCCGGGCCGTACGGGCAGCCGGGACCGTACAACTCCGGGCCCTACGGCCAGCCGCAGCAGCCGGGTCCGTACGGCCAGCCGCAGCCGCCCGGTCCGTACGGCCAGCCCGGATACGGCTACCCGCAGCAGCCGCAGTACCCGGGCGCGCCCGGCACCCCGCCCGGGGGTGGCTCCGGCAACCCCTTCAAGGGCAAGCCCGCCATGATCATCGGGGCCGCCGTGGCCGCGCTGCTCGTGGTCGGCGGCACCGTGTGGGCGGTCACCGGAGGCGACGACGGCAAGGGCAAGAAGAAGCCGATCGCCCAGCCGACCGACGACGGCAAGCCCGGCTCCTCCGCCCCGGTCAACCCCGGTGACGGCAGCGGCGACGGCGGCGAGGACCCGGAGAACCTCAACGAGGGCCGCCAGGCGGGCGAGGCGAAGGTTCTCTGGTACAAGGAAGGGCCCGACGCGCCCGGTTCCGGCGCCGACGCCCCCGGCATGTGGATCACCGACAAGGCGGCGGTGAAGGCGGCGTACAAGCAGCTCTTCGCCTACAACGTCGGTGACGGCAAGCCGGCCTGGGACGCGATCACCTTCCCGCAGAAGATCTGCGCGACCACCCCGCAGAAGACGTCCGACGACAAGATCGTCGTCGCGTACATGAGCGGCAGCAGCGACCGCGCCAAGTGCAACCAGCTCCAGGAGATCGACCTCAACACGGGTGAGAAGGGCTGGAAGGAGGAGGTCGGCGACGGTGCCCTGTTCGACTCCACGCTCTCCGTCGAACTGTCCATCACCGGCAAGACGCTGATGGTGGGCCGCTCCCAGTCCGGCACGGCCTACGACGTCACCAGCGGCGACAAGCTCTTCGACAAGAAGCGCTACGGCAACGCCTGCTTCCCCGCCGCGTTCGCCGGCGGCGAGAAGCTGATCGCCGTCTCCTCCTGCGGTGCCGGCACCGACAAGGAGCACGACGAGATCCAGGAGCTCGACCCGCGCACCGGCGACGCCAAGTGGACCCAGCCGTTCGACAAGGGCTGGCGGGTCGCGCGGACCTACTCGGTCAGCCCGCTGGTCGTCTACAGCACCAACAAGGACAAGAAGGCCTGGAACATCTCCACCTTCACCTCCGGCGGCAAGTTCCGCTCGCAGGTCGGCTTCGACGAGGACTTCGCTCCCGAGTGCGGCTGGGCCATCCTCGAACGCGACCTCCAGGGCTGCCAGGGCGTCGCCGTCGACGACACCACGCTCTACCTCCCGACGGAGGCGACCAGCGGCGCCAACGAGATCGTCGCGGTCAACCTCGCCGACGGCAAGGAGAAGTGGCGGGTGAAGTCCCCGGCCGACGAGTCGATGCTGCCGATGAAGGCCGAGGGCGGCAAGCTCATCGCCTATGTGCAGCCGTCGTACGACGCGGGCGGCCAGGTCGTGTCCATCCCGACCGGCGGCAGCAGCCACAAGCCGGTCAAGCTGCTCCAGAACCCGCAGGGCGCAGCGGACATCGAGAACGGCTTCTTCTCCAAGGACACCGACTGGGTCGACGGGCGCTTCTACCTCTCGGCCACGCGGCTGAGCGGAAACGACGACACGAAGGAGAAGTTGATGCTCGCCTACGGCAAGTGA
- a CDS encoding ABC-F family ATP-binding cassette domain-containing protein encodes MAVNLVNVENVSKVYGTRALLDGVSLGVSEGDRIGVVGRNGDGKTTLIRMLARLEDADTGRVTHSGGLRIGVLTQHDSLDPEATVRHEVIGDMADHEWAGVAKVRDVLTGLFGGLDLPGFPKGLDTVIGPLSGGERRRIALAKLLIEDQDLIILDEPTNHLDVEGIAWLARHLQNRRSALVCVTHDRWFLDQVCTRMWDVQRGDVYEYEGGYSDYVFARAERERIAATEEAKRQNLVRKELAWLRRGAPARTSKPRFRVEAANELIADVPPPRDSSELMKFASTRLGKTVFDLEDITVQAGPKVLLKHVTWQLGLGDRIGLVGVNGAGKTSLLRAMAEAALTDGEAQPAGGRIRVGKTVKLAYLSQEVAELDPATRVLEAVQQVRERVDLGKGREMTAGQLCETFGFTKEKQWTPVGDLSGGERRRLQLLRLLMDEPNVLFLDEPTNDLDIETLTQLEDVLDGWPGSMIVISHDRFFIERTTDRVFALLGDGTLRMLPRGIDEYLERRQRMEEAAAASTPVAAPQTAAPEKSAADQRAAKKELQKIERQLDKVSEKETKLHAQIAENATDFSKVAELDAELRELAGQREELEMRWLELAEDA; translated from the coding sequence ATGGCCGTCAACCTGGTCAATGTCGAGAACGTCAGCAAGGTGTACGGCACCCGCGCCCTGCTCGACGGCGTCTCCCTCGGCGTCTCCGAAGGGGACCGCATCGGCGTCGTCGGCCGCAACGGCGACGGCAAGACCACGCTGATCCGGATGCTCGCCAGGCTGGAGGACGCCGACACCGGGCGCGTCACACACTCCGGCGGACTGCGCATCGGCGTGCTCACGCAGCACGACTCCCTCGACCCCGAGGCCACCGTCCGCCACGAGGTCATCGGCGACATGGCCGACCACGAGTGGGCGGGCGTCGCCAAGGTCAGGGACGTGTTGACCGGCCTGTTCGGAGGGCTCGACCTGCCGGGGTTCCCCAAGGGGCTCGACACCGTCATCGGGCCGCTGTCCGGCGGTGAGCGGCGCCGCATCGCGCTCGCCAAGCTGCTCATCGAGGACCAGGACCTGATCATCCTCGACGAGCCCACCAACCACCTTGACGTCGAGGGCATCGCCTGGCTCGCCCGGCACCTCCAGAACCGCCGGTCCGCGCTCGTCTGCGTCACCCACGACCGCTGGTTCCTGGACCAGGTGTGCACGCGCATGTGGGACGTCCAGCGCGGAGACGTCTACGAGTACGAGGGCGGCTACTCCGACTACGTCTTCGCCCGTGCCGAACGCGAGCGCATCGCCGCCACGGAGGAGGCCAAGCGGCAGAACCTCGTCCGCAAGGAGCTGGCCTGGCTGCGGCGCGGCGCACCCGCCCGTACGTCCAAGCCGCGCTTCCGCGTCGAGGCCGCCAACGAGCTCATCGCGGACGTACCGCCGCCGCGGGACAGCAGCGAGCTGATGAAGTTCGCGTCCACGCGGCTCGGCAAGACCGTCTTCGACCTGGAGGACATCACCGTCCAGGCCGGCCCCAAGGTCCTCCTCAAGCACGTCACCTGGCAGCTCGGGCTGGGAGACCGGATCGGTCTCGTCGGCGTCAACGGCGCCGGGAAGACGTCCCTGCTGCGGGCGATGGCCGAGGCGGCCCTGACCGACGGCGAGGCTCAGCCCGCGGGCGGGCGCATCCGTGTCGGCAAGACCGTCAAGCTGGCCTACCTCTCCCAGGAGGTCGCCGAACTCGACCCGGCCACGCGCGTGCTGGAGGCCGTGCAGCAGGTGCGCGAGCGCGTCGACCTGGGCAAGGGACGCGAGATGACCGCCGGGCAGCTGTGCGAGACGTTCGGCTTCACCAAGGAGAAGCAGTGGACGCCGGTCGGGGACCTGTCCGGCGGTGAGCGGCGGCGGCTCCAGCTGCTGCGCCTCCTCATGGACGAGCCCAACGTCCTCTTCCTCGACGAGCCCACCAACGACCTCGACATCGAGACGCTGACGCAGCTGGAGGACGTCCTCGACGGCTGGCCCGGCTCGATGATCGTCATCTCCCACGACCGGTTCTTCATCGAGCGCACCACCGACCGGGTGTTCGCGCTGCTCGGCGACGGCACCCTGCGGATGCTGCCGCGCGGCATCGACGAGTACCTGGAGCGGCGGCAGCGCATGGAGGAGGCCGCGGCCGCCTCGACGCCCGTCGCGGCGCCGCAGACCGCCGCCCCGGAGAAGAGCGCCGCCGACCAGCGCGCCGCCAAGAAGGAACTCCAGAAGATCGAGCGGCAGCTCGACAAGGTCTCCGAGAAGGAGACCAAGCTGCACGCCCAGATCGCCGAGAACGCCACGGACTTCTCGAAGGTGGCCGAACTGGATGCCGAGCTTCGCGAGTTGGCCGGTCAGCGCGAGGAGCTGGAGATGCGCTGGCTGGAACTCGCCGAGGACGCGTGA
- a CDS encoding HEAT repeat domain-containing protein produces MEELVTAVRRGDADEVRALLASGADPEVLDDGLPVLCRAVAAYDEPVAEALLQAGADPLRRLPDGSTPLLRAVDGGSHHMVYALASHRVPLPAPEREELLARARHWVETGVEAELRRRTGLTGPVERSRVEDDEVGWWCEQLTLGGLTVRDEHRAVLTTMEERYGVRAPFDELVARALAHPDRDHVVWSDVVFTLGRRLDEETWQWTRDLLNHPDRLHRLLAADVLLFLILGDPVRGGDPFWERGRELVPWAEQEQDPEVLAVILQAMTHDSAPEIEAVGLLHLAHPDPRVRALVTDALRQSEDGRSLARPESLTAVLTLARDEDPGVREAACRWLGHYRGPEPEVGDALVALTHDERQPIRTCAVSGLAYRDDPRCVEAKQRIGPVDAELPFDERLLDVSRYQRRQEAAERS; encoded by the coding sequence GTGGAAGAACTGGTCACGGCCGTACGACGCGGAGACGCGGACGAGGTCCGGGCACTGCTGGCGTCCGGGGCCGATCCCGAAGTCCTCGACGACGGCCTGCCGGTCCTGTGCCGGGCGGTGGCGGCGTACGACGAACCCGTGGCCGAAGCGCTGCTCCAGGCCGGTGCCGACCCCCTGCGTCGGCTGCCCGACGGGAGCACCCCGCTGCTGCGGGCGGTGGACGGCGGGTCACATCACATGGTCTACGCGCTCGCCTCCCACCGGGTGCCGCTCCCCGCGCCGGAGCGCGAAGAGCTGCTGGCCCGCGCCCGGCACTGGGTGGAGACGGGCGTGGAGGCGGAGCTGCGCCGGCGCACCGGCCTCACGGGGCCCGTCGAGCGGAGCCGGGTCGAGGACGACGAGGTCGGCTGGTGGTGTGAGCAGCTCACGCTCGGCGGGCTGACCGTACGCGACGAGCACCGGGCGGTCCTCACCACCATGGAGGAGCGGTACGGCGTCCGTGCCCCGTTCGACGAACTCGTCGCGCGGGCCCTCGCGCACCCCGACCGGGACCACGTCGTGTGGTCGGACGTGGTGTTCACGCTCGGCCGCCGGCTGGACGAGGAGACCTGGCAGTGGACCAGGGACCTGCTCAACCACCCCGACCGGCTGCACCGCCTGCTCGCCGCCGACGTCCTGCTGTTCCTGATCCTCGGAGATCCCGTCAGGGGAGGTGACCCGTTCTGGGAGCGGGGGAGGGAGCTCGTGCCCTGGGCCGAACAGGAGCAGGACCCGGAGGTGCTGGCGGTCATCCTCCAGGCGATGACCCACGACAGCGCCCCGGAGATCGAGGCCGTCGGGCTGTTGCACCTCGCCCATCCGGACCCCCGGGTGCGCGCCCTGGTGACGGACGCCCTGCGGCAGTCCGAGGACGGCCGGTCCCTGGCCCGCCCCGAGAGCCTCACCGCGGTGCTCACCCTGGCCCGCGACGAGGACCCCGGTGTACGCGAGGCGGCATGCCGCTGGCTCGGCCACTACCGGGGGCCCGAGCCCGAGGTGGGGGACGCGCTGGTCGCGCTCACCCATGACGAGCGGCAGCCGATCCGCACCTGCGCCGTGTCCGGCCTGGCCTACCGCGACGATCCGCGCTGTGTGGAGGCCAAGCAGCGGATCGGCCCCGTCGACGCGGAGCTGCCGTTCGACGAGAGGCTGCTGGACGTGTCGCGGTACCAGCGCCGCCAGGAGGCAGCCGAGCGCTCCTGA
- a CDS encoding 4-(cytidine 5'-diphospho)-2-C-methyl-D-erythritol kinase, translated as MSVTVRVPAKVNVQLAVGPARPDGFHPLANVFLAVGLYDEVTVTPADGLRVTCEGPDADQVPLDRTNLAARAAQALAERYGRTPDVHIHIAKDIPVAGGMAGGSADGAGALVACDALWETGASRAELLDICAELGSDVPFSLVGGAALGIGRGEQLTPLEVGGTFHWVFAMAGRGLSTPAVFREFDRLGEGTDIPEPVASQELLAALAKGDPDALAAAVSNDLQPAALSLFPELAGTLATGRAAGALAALVSGSGPTTAFLVRGPESAAAVAQALVASGTCRTVRTASGPAPGATVAGR; from the coding sequence GTGAGCGTGACGGTCCGGGTCCCCGCCAAGGTCAACGTCCAGCTGGCGGTCGGCCCCGCCCGCCCCGACGGCTTCCACCCCCTGGCCAACGTCTTCCTCGCGGTCGGCCTCTACGACGAGGTCACCGTCACCCCGGCCGACGGGCTCCGCGTCACCTGCGAAGGCCCGGACGCCGACCAGGTCCCCCTGGACCGTACGAACCTGGCCGCGCGGGCGGCCCAAGCGCTCGCCGAACGGTACGGCCGGACGCCCGACGTCCACATCCACATCGCCAAGGACATCCCCGTCGCCGGCGGCATGGCGGGCGGCAGCGCGGACGGCGCCGGCGCGCTGGTCGCCTGCGACGCGCTGTGGGAGACCGGCGCCTCCCGGGCGGAACTGCTCGACATCTGCGCCGAGCTGGGCAGTGACGTGCCGTTCAGCCTGGTCGGCGGGGCGGCGCTGGGCATCGGGCGGGGCGAGCAGCTGACGCCCCTGGAGGTCGGCGGCACCTTCCACTGGGTGTTCGCGATGGCCGGCCGCGGCCTGTCCACACCGGCCGTGTTCCGGGAGTTCGACCGGCTCGGCGAGGGCACGGACATCCCCGAGCCCGTCGCCTCCCAGGAACTCCTCGCCGCCCTGGCCAAGGGCGATCCGGACGCGCTCGCCGCCGCCGTCTCCAACGACCTCCAGCCCGCCGCCCTCTCCCTCTTCCCGGAGCTCGCCGGCACCTTGGCCACCGGCCGCGCCGCCGGCGCCCTCGCCGCCCTGGTCTCGGGCTCCGGCCCGACCACGGCGTTCCTCGTCCGCGGTCCGGAGTCGGCGGCCGCGGTGGCGCAGGCGCTGGTGGCGTCCGGCACGTGCCGGACCGTGCGGACGGCGTCGGGCCCGGCACCCGGGGCGACGGTCGCGGGGCGTTAA
- the rsmA gene encoding 16S rRNA (adenine(1518)-N(6)/adenine(1519)-N(6))-dimethyltransferase RsmA yields MTSPTPDSSLLGPADVRELAAALGVRPTKQRGQNFVIDANTVRRIVRTAQVHPDDVVVEVGPGLGSLTLALLEVADRVTAVEIDDVLAAALPATITARMPDRADRFALVHSDAMHVTELPGPAPTALVANLPYNVAVPVLLHMLDTFPSIERTLVMVQAEVADRLAAPPGSKVYGVPSVKANWYAEVKRAGSIGRNVFWPAPNVDSGLVSLVRRAEPLKTTASRREVFAVVDAAFAQRRKTLRAALAGWAGSAAAAEAALVAAGVSPQARGESLTVEEFARIAEHKQNQPQEEESA; encoded by the coding sequence GTGACCAGCCCCACCCCCGACTCCTCCCTCCTGGGCCCCGCCGACGTCCGCGAACTCGCGGCAGCCCTCGGCGTACGCCCCACCAAACAACGCGGCCAGAACTTCGTGATCGACGCGAACACCGTCCGCCGTATCGTCCGCACCGCACAGGTCCACCCCGACGACGTGGTCGTCGAGGTGGGACCGGGCCTCGGGTCACTGACGCTCGCCCTGCTGGAGGTCGCCGACCGCGTCACCGCCGTCGAGATCGACGACGTGCTCGCCGCCGCGCTGCCCGCGACCATCACGGCCCGCATGCCCGACCGCGCCGACCGGTTCGCCCTCGTCCACTCCGACGCGATGCACGTCACGGAGCTGCCCGGCCCCGCCCCGACCGCGCTGGTCGCCAACCTCCCCTACAACGTGGCCGTCCCGGTGCTGCTGCACATGCTCGACACCTTCCCGAGCATCGAACGCACCCTCGTCATGGTCCAGGCGGAGGTCGCCGACCGGCTCGCCGCCCCGCCCGGCTCGAAGGTGTACGGCGTCCCGTCGGTCAAGGCCAACTGGTACGCCGAGGTCAAGCGGGCCGGCTCCATCGGACGGAACGTCTTCTGGCCGGCGCCCAACGTCGACAGCGGCCTGGTCTCCCTCGTCCGCCGGGCCGAACCACTGAAGACGACGGCCTCCAGGCGTGAGGTGTTCGCCGTCGTCGACGCCGCCTTCGCCCAGCGCCGCAAGACGCTGCGGGCCGCGCTCGCCGGCTGGGCCGGGTCCGCCGCCGCGGCCGAGGCGGCCCTGGTCGCCGCCGGGGTCTCACCGCAGGCGCGGGGCGAGTCGCTGACCGTGGAGGAGTTCGCGCGGATCGCCGAGCACAAGCAGAACCAGCCCCAGGAGGAGGAGTCCGCGTGA
- a CDS encoding resuscitation-promoting factor codes for MSNSQYETYESYKTYETFEAYEAYGPAYADGPAYADPGYGGFDAPPADLLGYGTPGAPVAYEDAYRPAYEVPPLPGLPRQGVPDDDAAPPATGARTTRAEARAAARTGSHRRSARRRKGRYVERPGDGSMRRLLPQALVVAFLAGGTTAFVAKDKAIELNVDGTARTLHTFADDVTELLAEEGVEVGAHDVVAPGPGTEITSGDEVAVHYGRPVRLTLDGQRSEVWTTAHTVEGALRQLGVRQEGAYVSMSRSRRIGREGLALDVRTERTVTIMADGRARTVRTNAATVREAVEKAGITLRGQDTTSVPQGSFPRDGQTVTVLRITDGKEVREEQIPFQVRRTDDPTLFRGTEVVEEAGRPGLRRITYSLRTVNGVKQKPRRIRSEVVREPRPQVVKVGTKPRPTSVRGADHLDWQALAACESGGRPDAVDSSGTYGGLYQFDTQTWQALGGKGRPQDAPAAEQTYRAKKLYVRRGASPWPHCGGRLRG; via the coding sequence GTGAGCAACTCGCAGTACGAGACATACGAGAGCTACAAGACGTACGAGACATTCGAGGCGTACGAGGCGTATGGCCCGGCCTACGCGGACGGCCCGGCCTACGCGGACCCGGGCTACGGCGGTTTCGATGCGCCGCCCGCCGACCTGCTCGGGTACGGGACGCCCGGGGCGCCCGTCGCCTATGAGGACGCCTACCGGCCCGCCTACGAGGTGCCGCCCCTGCCCGGACTGCCCCGGCAAGGCGTCCCGGACGACGATGCGGCACCACCCGCGACCGGCGCGCGCACAACGCGCGCTGAAGCCCGCGCCGCGGCTCGCACCGGCTCGCACCGGCGGTCCGCGCGCCGGCGCAAGGGGCGCTACGTCGAGCGACCCGGTGACGGCTCGATGCGGCGGCTGCTCCCGCAGGCCCTGGTCGTCGCCTTCCTGGCGGGCGGCACCACGGCGTTCGTCGCCAAGGACAAGGCGATCGAGCTGAACGTCGACGGCACGGCGCGCACGCTGCACACCTTCGCCGACGACGTCACCGAGCTGCTGGCGGAGGAGGGCGTCGAGGTCGGCGCCCACGACGTGGTGGCGCCCGGACCCGGCACGGAGATCACCAGCGGTGACGAAGTCGCCGTGCACTACGGCCGGCCCGTGCGGCTCACCCTCGACGGACAGCGGAGCGAGGTGTGGACGACGGCGCACACCGTGGAGGGGGCGCTCCGGCAGCTGGGGGTGCGTCAGGAGGGCGCGTACGTGTCCATGTCGCGCTCCCGGCGTATCGGGCGGGAAGGGCTCGCGCTGGACGTGCGGACCGAGCGCACGGTCACGATCATGGCGGACGGCCGGGCCCGCACCGTCCGCACCAACGCGGCGACCGTGCGGGAGGCCGTCGAGAAGGCCGGGATCACCCTGCGCGGCCAGGACACCACGTCCGTCCCGCAGGGGAGCTTCCCGCGCGACGGGCAGACCGTCACGGTGCTGCGCATCACCGACGGCAAGGAGGTCCGGGAGGAGCAGATCCCGTTCCAGGTGCGGCGGACCGACGACCCGACCCTGTTCCGCGGCACGGAGGTCGTCGAAGAGGCGGGCCGGCCCGGCCTGCGCCGGATCACCTACTCCCTGCGCACCGTCAACGGCGTCAAGCAGAAGCCGCGCCGGATCCGGTCCGAGGTGGTGCGCGAACCTCGCCCGCAAGTGGTGAAGGTCGGCACCAAACCGCGGCCCACGTCCGTGCGGGGCGCCGACCACCTCGACTGGCAGGCCCTCGCGGCCTGCGAGTCCGGCGGCCGCCCCGACGCGGTCGACTCCTCGGGCACCTACGGCGGCCTCTACCAGTTCGACACCCAGACCTGGCAGGCCCTCGGCGGCAAGGGCCGCCCCCAGGACGCCCCGGCAGCGGAACAGACGTACCGCGCGAAGAAGCTGTACGTGCGAAGAGGGGCGAGCCCATGGCCGCACTGCGGAGGACGACTGCGTGGGTAG
- a CDS encoding TatD family hydrolase, which produces MPSNDSGKHAAPPLPDPLRVPVADSHTHLDMQSATVEEALGKAASVGVTTVVQVGCDLKGSRWAAETAAAYDAVHATVALHPNEAPRIVHGDPDGWSRQGARGPGGQAALDDALAEIDRLAALPQVKGVGETGLDYFRTGPEGKEAQERSFRAHIEIAKRHGKALVIHDRDAHADVLRVLKEEGAPERTVFHCYSGDAEMAGICAGAGYFMSFAGNVTFKNAQNLRDAVAVAPPELLLVETDAPFLTPVPYRGRPNAPYLVPITVRAMAEVRGVDEDTLATALAANTARAFGY; this is translated from the coding sequence ATGCCTTCGAACGACTCCGGCAAGCACGCCGCGCCCCCGCTCCCGGACCCCCTCCGGGTGCCGGTCGCCGACTCCCACACCCATCTGGACATGCAGTCCGCCACGGTCGAGGAGGCGCTGGGGAAGGCGGCATCCGTCGGAGTGACGACCGTCGTGCAGGTCGGCTGCGACCTCAAGGGCTCCCGCTGGGCGGCCGAGACGGCGGCCGCGTACGACGCCGTCCACGCGACGGTCGCCCTGCACCCGAACGAGGCTCCGCGGATCGTCCACGGCGATCCCGACGGCTGGTCGAGGCAGGGCGCGCGCGGACCGGGCGGGCAGGCTGCCCTGGACGACGCCCTCGCCGAGATCGACCGGCTGGCCGCGTTGCCCCAGGTCAAAGGCGTCGGTGAGACAGGCCTCGACTACTTCCGCACCGGGCCCGAGGGCAAGGAGGCGCAGGAGAGGTCCTTCCGCGCCCACATCGAGATCGCCAAGCGGCACGGCAAGGCCCTGGTCATCCACGACCGCGACGCCCACGCCGACGTCCTGCGCGTGCTGAAGGAGGAGGGCGCCCCCGAGCGGACCGTCTTCCACTGCTACTCCGGCGACGCCGAGATGGCGGGGATCTGCGCGGGCGCGGGCTACTTCATGTCCTTCGCCGGCAACGTCACCTTCAAGAACGCCCAGAACCTGCGGGACGCGGTGGCGGTGGCCCCGCCGGAGCTGCTGCTGGTGGAGACGGACGCGCCCTTCCTCACGCCGGTGCCGTACCGCGGCCGGCCCAACGCCCCGTACCTCGTGCCGATCACGGTGCGGGCCATGGCCGAGGTGCGCGGCGTCGACGAGGACACGCTGGCGACGGCTCTCGCGGCGAACACGGCGCGGGCCTTCGGCTACTGA